One genomic region from Henningerozyma blattae CBS 6284 chromosome 2, complete genome encodes:
- the CRC1 gene encoding carnitine:acyl carnitine antiporter (similar to Saccharomyces cerevisiae CRC1 (YOR100C); ancestral locus Anc_2.184), whose translation MDTQEELTIMENDPTLTLKSQSPLLPQNIKALIAGGVGGTCAVLTGHPFDLIKVRCQNKQAESTTAAIKQILVNARNSALKNGSNTILQSVRGFYKGVVPPLLGVTPIFAVSFWGYDMGKTIVKSLGESTDTLTTNQLATAGFISAIPTTLVTAPTERVKVMLQISSNKSNNSLFGMIKQIVKTEGPMSLFKGSLATLTRDGPGSAIYFVSYELIKNKLNETSSSNSQELNITNVCLAGGSAGMMMWLTVFPIDTIKTKIQASSEGVNGKKLTMLSATKDIYKLRGGIKGFFPGLAPALLRSFPANAATFLGVELTHAIFKKYNI comes from the coding sequence ATGGATACTCAAGAAGAATTAACCATCATGGAAAATGATCCAACTCTAACACTTAAATCGCAATCTCCTTTGCTTCCGCAAAATATAAAAGCTTTAATTGCAGGTGGTGTAGGAGGTACCTGTGCGGTGCTTACAGGCCATccttttgatttaattaaagtcCGGTGTCAAAATAAACAAGCAGAATCCACCACGGCAGCCATCAAACAAATCTTGGTTAATGCAAGAAACTCTGCATTGAAAAATGGGTCCAACACCATCTTGCAATCAGTTCGTGGGTTTTATAAAGGTGTCGTGCCCCCATTATTAGGTGTCACACCAATATTTGCTGTTTCCTTTTGGGGATATGATATGGGTAAGACAATTGTAAAATCTTTGGGGGAATCCACAGACACGTTAACGACAAATCAATTGGCCACTGCAGGTTTCATTAGTGCCATTCCGACTACTTTAGTTACAGCTCCTACAGAACGTGTTAAAGTTATGCTACAAATATCTAGTAATAAATcgaataattcattatttggcATGATTAAACAAATTGTTAAAACTGAGGGTCCAATGTCATTATTCAAAGGTTCTTTGGCTACATTAACTAGAGATGGACCAGGGAGTGCCATTTATTTCGTTTCCTATGAAttgattaaaaataaattaaatgagacttcttcttctaattctcaagaattaaatataacaaaCGTTTGTTTAGCTGGTGGTAGTGCTGGGATGATGATGTGGTTAACAGTTTTCCCCATTGACACAATAAAGACCAAGATCCAAGCTTCAAGTGAAGGTGTAAATGGTAAGAAATTAACCATGTTAAGCGCTACAAAggatatttataaattaagGGGTGGTATTAAGGGATTCTTCCCCGGTCTTGCACCAGCATTATTAAGATCGTTCCCTGCTAATGCAGCTACGTTCTTGGGCGTGGAATTAACTCATGcgatttttaaaaaatacaacatataa
- the KTR1 gene encoding alpha-1,2-mannosyltransferase KTR1 (similar to Saccharomyces cerevisiae KTR1 (YOR099W); ancestral locus Anc_2.185), which translates to MSKKGSLKTTKRTRLYKQLGVALITLIGLYSLFHHSSKNVSLSTYTTIGSPDYLEPLKYAPSSTALPTDLPVDHNKYTRLLPFKYNGKKEKATFVTLARNSDLYGLINSIKAVEDRFNSKFQYDWVFLNDEEFSDEFKKTVTALISGETKFGLIPNEHWSYPSWIDKKRAADTRKTMKEKNIIYGDSESYRHMCRYESGFFWRHPLLDEYEYYWRVEPDIKMYCDIDYDVFKFMKDNKKKYGFTITIHEFRDTIETLWETTREFLSLYPQHIHKNNMLDFVSDDNGKTYNLCHFWSNFEIASLKFLRSQAYRDYFDYLDHAGGFFYERWGDAPVHSIAASLFLDRDEIHHFEGMGYYHGPYHQCPINDQIRLHNKCACNPNDDFTWKDYSCTLKYYDINNITKPDGWKDHTG; encoded by the coding sequence atgtcgAAGAAAGGTTCTTTGAAAACTACAAAGAGAACCCGTCTTTATAAACAATTGGGTGTTGCTTTAATCACATTAATCGGGCTATATTCTTTATTCCATCATTCATCTAAAAACGTATCATTATCCACTTATACCACCATTGGTTCACCAGATTATTTGGAGCCATTGAAATATGCTCCTTCTTCAACTGCTCTTCCTACAGATTTACCAGTTGATCATAACAAATATACAAGATTGTTAcctttcaaatataatggcaaaaaggaaaaagcTACCTTTGTCACTTTAGCCAGAAACTCAGATTTATATGGGTTAATCAACAGTATCAAAGCTGTGGAAGATAGATTTAACAGTAAATTCCAATACGATTGGGTCTTTTTAAATGACGAAGAATTTTCagatgaatttaaaaaaaccGTGACTGCTTTAATTAGTGGTGAAACTAAATTCGGTTTAATCCCTAATGAACATTGGTCTTATCCAAGTTGGATTGATAAGAAAAGAGCTGCTGATACTAGAAAGACcatgaaagaaaaaaatattatctatGGTGATTCTGAATCTTATAGACACATGTGTAGATATGAAAGTGGGTTTTTCTGGAGACATCCTTTATTAgatgaatatgaatattattgGAGAGTGGAGcctgatattaaaatgtaTTGTGATATTGATTATGAtgttttcaaattcatgAAAGATaataagaagaaatatGGGTTTACCATTACTATTCATGAATTCAGAGATACTATTGAAACTTTATGGGAAACCACCAGAGAATTTTTATCCTTATACCCACAACACATCCACAAGAATAATATGTTAGATTTTGTTTCTGATGATAATGGTAAGACATACAATTTATGTCATTTCTGGTCAAATTTCGAAATTGCatcattgaaatttttgagAAGTCAAGCTTATAGAGATTATTTCGATTATTTGGATCATGCAGGTGGGTTCTTCTATGAAAGATGGGGGGATGCTCCAGTCCATTCCATTGCAGCTTCTTTATTCTTGGATCGTGATGAAATCCATCATTTCGAAGGCATGGGTTATTACCATGGTCCATACCATCAATGTCCAATTAATGATCAAATTAGATTACATAACAAATGTGCTTGTAATCCAAATGATGATTTCACTTGGAAGGATTATTCTTGTACATTAAAATActatgatattaataatatcactAAACCAGATGGTTGGAAAGATCACACTGGTTAG
- the TBLA0B01450 gene encoding uncharacterized protein (similar to Saccharomyces cerevisiae YOR097C; ancestral locus Anc_2.187) — translation MDRFTNSISNKFQKITKSKIRTRTQPYDELHIPSFILGCLITIIVLSIGPVLSMLWNGVFSSMITLLRYSILFGILSTIYWFVIGKQPLNSSFLTNYNNNNNNTSDIKNDAVIHSKKINPPTFDISKNNAIESRQVPPSLIPVHTPRDLNEAPQLNKRNKLKNIFRPNHRVPSPPPVEIKQTFQPSVFPSDSQNLDKNDFELINYFKSEPNKSNFRRPFPDETPLKTTPNATENTKNKANQTSVNSQSTRNSYENFVSMAPNKSVMP, via the coding sequence atggATCGATTCACGAATTCTATCAGTAAtaaattccaaaaaataacaaaatcaaaaatacGTACGAGAACTCAACCCTATGATGAATTGCATATACCTTCCTTCATTCTTGGATGTTTAATAACCATCATTGTCTTATCAATTGGTCCCGTATTGTCTATGCTATGGAATGGTGTATTCTCTAGTATGATTACCTTGTTAAGATATTCGATCTTATTCGGTATCTTATCTACTATCTATTGGTTTGTCATAGGGAAACAGCCACTCAATTCTTCATTCTTaacaaattataataataacaataataatacttctgatattaaaaacgACGCTGTAATCcattctaaaaaaattaatccTCCAACTTTTGATATTAGTAAGAATAATGCAATAGAATCTAGGCAAGTTCCCCCATCACTAATCCCTGTACATACCCCTCGAGATTTAAATGAGGCCCCACAATTAAACAAGAGAAAtaagttgaaaaatatattccgTCCAAATCATAGAGTACCTTCTCCACCACCTGTAGAGATTAAACAAACTTTTCAACCTTCTGTATTTCCTTCAGATTCACAGaatttagataaaaatgatttcgaactaattaattattttaaatcagaaccaaataaatctaatttCCGTAGACCATTTCCTGATGAAACCCCTTTGAAAACAACACCAAATGCTACTGAAAATACTAAGAATAAAGCAAATCAAACAAGTGTAAATTCTCAATCAACAAGAAATTCATACGAGAATTTCGTTAGCATGGCTCCAAACAAATCTGTTATGCCataa
- the RPS7A gene encoding 40S ribosomal protein eS7 (similar to Saccharomyces cerevisiae RPS7B (YNL096C) and RPS7A (YOR096W); ancestral locus Anc_2.188): protein MSAPQAKILSQAPTELELQVAQAFIDLENSSSDLKAELRPLQIKSIREIDVAGGKKALTIFVPVPSLAAYHKVQTKLTRELEKKFPDRHVIFLAERRILPKPSRTSRQTQKRPKSRTLTAVHDKILEDMVFPTEIVGKRVRYMVGGNKVQKVLLDSKDVQQVDYKLESFQAVYNKLTGKQIVFEIPSETH, encoded by the exons ATGTCTGCTCCACAAGCTAAGATTTTATCTCAAGCTCCAACTGAATTGGAATTGCAAGTTGCTCAAGCTTTCATTGATTTGGAAAACTCTTCTTCCGATTTAAAGGCTGAATTGAGACCATTACAAATCAAGTCTATCAGAGAA ATCGATGTTGCTGGTGGTAAGAAGGCTTTAACCATCTTCGTCCCAGTTCCAAGCTTGGCTGCTTACCACAAGGTTCAAACCAAATTGACCCGTGAATTGGAAAAGAAATTCCCAGATCGTCATGTCATCTTCTTAGCCGAAAGAAGAATCTTACCAAAACCATCTAGAACCTCTAGACAAACTCAAAAGAGACCAAAGTCCAGAACTTTGACTGCTGTTCACGACAAAATCTTGGAAGATATGGTCTTCCCAACTGAAATTGTCGGTAAGAGAGTCAGATACATGGTTGGTGGTAACAAAGTCCAAAAAGTTTTGTTAGATTCCAAGGATGTCCAACAAGTCGACTACAAATTGGAATCTTTCCAAGCTGTTTACAACAAATTGACTGGTAAGCAAATTGTTTTCGAAATTCCAAGCGAAACTCATTAA
- the RKI1 gene encoding ribose-5-phosphate isomerase RKI1 (similar to Saccharomyces cerevisiae RKI1 (YOR095C); ancestral locus Anc_2.189) has translation MSETTNKPSDFALPDVKDLKPLDSEAETAKRLAAYRAVDKNIDFENHRIIGIGSGSTVVYVAERLGQYLLDPKYKPFVEKFICIPTGFQSIQLILDNGLQLGSIERNPVIDIAFDGADEVDTNLQLIKGGGACLFQEKLVSTSSKKFIIVADYRKWSPTSLGVKWTRGVPLEVVPSAYVRVKSDLINKLNCKKVVLRQGGSAKAGPVVTDNNNFILDADFGPIKDPKSLHVQLKLLLGIVETGLFIDNADIAYIGNSDGTVLIAPKS, from the coding sequence atgtcAGAAACTACCAACAAACCATCGGACTTTGCACTACCAGATGTTAAAGATTTGAAACCATTGGATTCAGAAGCAGAAACTGCTAAAAGATTAGCAGCCTATAGGGCagttgataaaaatattgattttgaaaatcatAGAATAATCGGGATTGGTAGCGGTAGTACCGTTGTTTATGTTGCGGAAAGATTAGGCCAATATTTACTTGACCCTAAATATAAACCATTTGTggaaaaattcatttgtaTCCCAACTGGATTCCAatcaattcaattgattctTGATAATGGGTTACAATTGGGTTCTATTGAACGTAACCCTGTGATTGATATTGCATTCGATGGCGCTGATGAAGTTGATACAAATTTACAATTGATTAAGGGTGGTGGTGCTTGTTTGttccaagaaaaattagttaGTACAAGttctaaaaaattcattattgtAGCTGATTATAGAAAATGGTCTCCTACATCTCTTGGTGTCAAATGGACAAGAGGTGTTCCATTAGAAGTAGTTCCATCTGCTTATGTCCGTGTCAAATCAGAtttgattaataaattgaattgtAAAAAAGTTGTTTTAAGACAAGGTGGTTCAGCAAAGGCTGGGCCAGTTGTtactgataataataacttcaTATTGGACGCAGATTTTGGTCCTATTAAAGACCCAAAGAGTTTGCACgttcaattgaaattgcTACTAGGTATCGTAGAAACAGGGTTATTCATTGATAACGCTGATATTGCGTATATTGGTAATTCAGATGGAACTGTTTTGATTGCACCAAAGTCATGA
- the ARF3 gene encoding Arf family GTPase ARF3 (similar to Saccharomyces cerevisiae ARF3 (YOR094W); ancestral locus Anc_2.190), which yields MGNSISKALSKLFGSREMKILMLGLDNAGKTTILYKLKLNTVKAAAPTVGFNVETVTYKNVKFNMWDVGGQERLRPLWRHYFPATTALIFVIDAHDKKRLTEAKEELYSIISEKEMEKVVLLVWANKQDLKGAMSPKEVSNFLQLKQNLKDQLWKVVGSSAVTGSGLVEGLTWISNNTPKK from the coding sequence ATGGGTAACTCTATATCGAAAGCGTTGAGTAAATTGTTTGGATCCCGTGagatgaaaattttaatgttGGGTTTAGATAATGCAGGTAAGACtacaattttatataaattgaaattaaatactGTTAAAGCTGCTGCCCCTACTGTGGGATTCAATGTGGAAACTGTGACTtataaaaatgttaaattcAATATGTGGGATGTCGGTGGACAAGAAAGGTTAAGACCTTTATGGAGACACTATTTCCCAGCTACTACagctttaatttttgtCATTGATGCACATGATAAGAAACGTTTAACAGAAGCgaaagaagaattatatagtattattagtgaaaaagaaatggaAAAAGTTGTTTTGCTGGTTTGGGCTAATAAGCAAGATTTAAAAGGTGCAATGTCTCCAAAGGAAGTATCGAATTTCCTACAATTGAAGCAAAATCTAAAGGACCAACTGTGGAAAGTTGTAGGTAGTAGTGCAGTTACAGGTTCTGGTCTTGTTGAAGGGTTGACATGGATCTCTAATAATACGCCGAAAAAATag